One genomic segment of Deinococcus sp. HSC-46F16 includes these proteins:
- a CDS encoding DUF418 domain-containing protein, which yields MNLPAEPTPTPAPESGPPQPVTVRDRSPLPDVLRGLALLGILIVNVQDFAGFREWTQTGVDRAVQVVTDMFFNGRSISLFAMLFGWGAAGLLTRHGSGLLTRRLLVLLGLGTLHGVLVWHGDIISNYALLALVLLVTVRLSARALLGLAGVLGVYWLGSGVLLALAYQNSPRLRTAGLPDLTAGMTYAQVVAGRAATFLDDLIGGSLYNGPWLIALFLLGAAAQRSGLLTRPHEHRPLLRRLAVWGLGLGLPLGGLLAWLNTQPSLAAGLIAIPVRMGGGLASALGYVGVVGLLAVQGRLGPLRAFAASGHVALTNYILQSLVMTTVFYPYAGGQFGRWGAAPAVLLALGVTLAQIPLSQWMLRTWGSGPLEELVRTLVYGGRR from the coding sequence ATGAACCTGCCCGCCGAGCCCACGCCTACCCCTGCGCCGGAGTCTGGGCCGCCACAGCCGGTGACAGTGCGGGACCGTTCGCCGTTGCCCGATGTGCTGCGGGGGCTGGCGCTGCTGGGCATCCTGATCGTCAATGTGCAGGACTTCGCGGGGTTTCGGGAGTGGACGCAGACAGGCGTAGACCGCGCGGTGCAGGTCGTCACCGACATGTTCTTCAATGGACGTTCCATCAGCCTGTTCGCCATGCTGTTCGGCTGGGGGGCGGCGGGGCTGCTGACCCGGCACGGCTCGGGCCTCCTGACCCGGCGGCTGCTGGTGCTGCTGGGGCTGGGCACCCTGCATGGGGTGTTGGTGTGGCACGGCGACATCATTTCCAACTACGCGCTGCTGGCGCTGGTTCTGCTGGTCACGGTGCGCCTGTCTGCGCGGGCGCTGCTGGGCCTCGCCGGGGTGTTGGGGGTGTACTGGCTGGGGTCGGGAGTGCTGCTGGCGCTGGCCTACCAGAACAGTCCCCGTCTCCGCACGGCGGGATTGCCCGACCTTACCGCTGGCATGACCTACGCGCAGGTCGTGGCCGGGCGGGCCGCCACCTTCCTCGACGACCTGATCGGGGGCAGCCTGTACAACGGCCCATGGCTGATTGCCCTGTTTCTGCTGGGCGCCGCCGCGCAGCGCAGCGGCCTGCTCACCCGCCCGCACGAGCACCGACCGCTGCTGCGCCGCCTGGCGGTCTGGGGGTTGGGGCTGGGGCTGCCGCTGGGGGGGCTGCTCGCCTGGCTGAACACCCAGCCCAGCCTCGCTGCTGGACTGATCGCCATTCCTGTCCGGATGGGCGGGGGCCTCGCCAGTGCGCTGGGGTATGTGGGGGTGGTGGGACTGCTGGCTGTGCAGGGCCGTCTGGGTCCCTTGCGAGCCTTTGCCGCCAGCGGACACGTGGCCCTGACGAACTACATCCTGCAGAGCCTGGTGATGACCACCGTCTTCTACCCTTACGCCGGAGGCCAGTTCGGCCGCTGGGGGGCCGCTCCCGCCGTGCTGTTGGCCCTGGGCGTCACCCTCGCGCAGATCCCCCTGAGCCAGTGGATGTTGCGGACGTGGGGCAGCGGGCCGCTGGAAGAGTTGGTCCGGACGCTGGTGTATGGCGGGCGACGCTGA
- a CDS encoding cytochrome P450 has protein sequence MARLTPLAALPEPPPRPGSGHLQDWARAPLPLLEEGARRAREGGGSLFRLRLGLPAVMGFSPEWNRRVLTDLRGFRSAGTFPRLVPFIAGGIVLTDAPEHRARRGVLNPAFGRSELEALRERVRLARPPVPTGEFDALDWADHAVLRMLNAAYFSGEFPEELLHAFLAPLRRPFPYPALPRPRLFAHVRAELDWLALRRRAAGGGDDLLAVLAPLPGGLEEVRISLAAAHDTTTHALAWTMWHLARHPAWHTREGHPAALKETLRLYPPGWMGSRRLGTPLEWEGVSLPRGALVLYSPYLSARDPGRWEAPGEFRPERWQKPPPAWTYLPFGGGERICLGMHLAHLIILEALAGLPALVPVGDDPVPWAGVTLGPVGPVRVRAVGEATS, from the coding sequence GTGGCCCGGCTGACTCCCCTCGCGGCCCTCCCCGAACCGCCGCCCCGCCCCGGCTCCGGCCACCTTCAGGACTGGGCGCGGGCGCCGCTGCCGCTGCTGGAGGAGGGGGCGCGGCGGGCACGCGAGGGCGGCGGAAGCCTCTTCCGGCTGCGGTTGGGTCTGCCCGCCGTCATGGGCTTCAGCCCGGAGTGGAACCGCCGGGTGCTGACCGACCTGCGTGGCTTTCGCAGCGCGGGCACCTTTCCCCGCCTGGTGCCCTTCATCGCGGGCGGCATCGTCCTGACCGACGCCCCCGAGCACCGCGCCCGCCGGGGCGTGCTGAATCCGGCGTTCGGCCGCTCGGAGCTGGAAGCCCTGCGCGAGCGGGTACGCTTGGCCCGCCCCCCCGTCCCCACGGGCGAGTTCGACGCGCTGGACTGGGCCGACCACGCCGTGCTGCGGATGCTGAACGCGGCGTACTTCAGCGGCGAGTTTCCGGAGGAGCTGCTGCACGCCTTTCTCGCCCCGTTGCGGCGGCCCTTTCCTTACCCGGCGTTGCCCCGACCCCGGCTCTTCGCCCACGTCCGGGCCGAGCTGGATTGGCTGGCCCTGCGGCGGCGGGCAGCGGGCGGCGGCGACGATCTCCTCGCCGTCCTCGCCCCCCTCCCCGGCGGGCTGGAGGAGGTGCGGATCAGCCTCGCCGCCGCGCACGACACCACCACGCACGCGCTGGCGTGGACGATGTGGCACCTCGCCCGGCATCCGGCGTGGCACACGCGGGAAGGCCACCCCGCTGCCCTGAAGGAGACGCTGCGCCTGTACCCTCCCGGCTGGATGGGCAGCCGCCGCCTGGGGACACCGCTGGAGTGGGAGGGCGTGAGCCTGCCGCGCGGCGCGCTGGTGCTGTATAGCCCCTACCTCAGCGCCCGCGACCCAGGGCGCTGGGAGGCCCCCGGCGAGTTTCGCCCCGAGCGCTGGCAGAAGCCGCCCCCAGCCTGGACCTACCTCCCTTTCGGTGGTGGCGAGCGCATCTGTCTGGGGATGCACCTCGCGCACCTGATCATTCTGGAAGCGCTCGCTGGGCTGCCTGCGCTGGTTCCTGTGGGCGACGACCCGGTGCCCTGGGCCGGGGTGACGCTGGGACCCGTGGGGCCGGTGCGGGTGCGGGCGGTCGGGGAAGCAACGTCGTGA
- a CDS encoding NAD(P)/FAD-dependent oxidoreductase, with translation MSPRTRHIAVIGAGFAGLAAALRLAQAGARVTVLDALKRPGGKAALGYEDFSSGPTVVTMPQVFRGLHARLGLERPPLEPARPTTTYHTLSGRTFAPEALHVAGSLEPTLAQLSRQEARDYARLLGAARRMYRDAAPTFIFGPPPSRAQLARYALTQGHRAAPWSSLARLVRSGPFLTPFWLRFATYLGADPYRAPAVLHNISWVELGYGVWHLEGGLGALAGRLYERAAALGVRFEFGTRVQLLSAHGGQVLGAHTSRGAFAADAWVSAADRALTRGWLGLPPDPAPRGLSGFALQLRLSEDRGHAHHIFWPADYTREWRDIRAGRLPGDPTLYLHLDGDRAFLLVNAPPQPEAVGDAPEYGGFLLRQLQARFPLEVAEWRPLSPADYARTGVGGALYGQAPHGLTGSLRPGWTLPGARNLVQVGGTVHPGGGVPLSILSGWNGAGQLLGLSYDDLGGRDVPGDGETWPG, from the coding sequence ATGAGCCCCCGGACCCGGCACATCGCCGTGATCGGGGCGGGTTTCGCGGGGCTCGCGGCGGCGCTGCGGCTGGCGCAGGCCGGGGCCAGGGTCACCGTGCTCGACGCCTTGAAGCGGCCCGGCGGCAAGGCGGCGCTGGGCTACGAGGACTTCTCCAGCGGCCCCACCGTGGTCACCATGCCGCAGGTGTTCCGGGGCCTGCACGCCCGGCTGGGCCTGGAGCGGCCCCCGCTGGAGCCCGCCCGCCCCACCACGACCTACCACACGCTCTCGGGACGGACCTTCGCCCCCGAGGCGCTGCACGTCGCCGGAAGCCTGGAGCCGACGCTGGCGCAACTCTCCCGCCAGGAGGCCCGCGACTATGCCCGGCTGCTGGGGGCAGCCCGGCGGATGTACCGGGACGCCGCCCCCACCTTCATCTTCGGGCCGCCGCCCAGTCGCGCCCAGCTCGCCCGCTACGCCCTCACGCAGGGGCACCGGGCCGCCCCGTGGAGCAGTCTCGCCCGCTTGGTGCGGAGTGGCCCCTTCCTGACTCCCTTCTGGCTGCGCTTCGCCACGTACCTGGGGGCCGACCCCTACCGCGCCCCCGCCGTCCTGCACAACATTTCCTGGGTGGAGCTGGGCTACGGGGTCTGGCACCTGGAGGGCGGGCTGGGGGCGCTCGCCGGGCGGCTCTACGAGCGGGCGGCGGCGCTGGGCGTGCGCTTCGAGTTCGGGACGCGGGTGCAGCTTCTGAGCGCCCACGGCGGGCAGGTGCTGGGCGCCCACACCAGCCGGGGGGCCTTCGCTGCCGACGCCTGGGTCAGCGCCGCCGACCGTGCCCTCACGCGCGGCTGGCTGGGACTGCCGCCGGACCCCGCTCCGCGTGGCCTGAGCGGGTTTGCCCTGCAACTGCGGCTCTCGGAGGACCGGGGCCACGCCCACCACATCTTCTGGCCCGCCGACTATACCCGCGAGTGGCGAGACATCCGGGCGGGGCGGCTGCCGGGTGACCCCACCCTTTACCTGCACCTGGACGGCGACCGGGCCTTCCTGCTGGTGAACGCGCCGCCGCAACCAGAGGCCGTCGGGGACGCGCCGGAGTACGGAGGGTTCCTGCTGCGCCAGCTTCAGGCCCGCTTTCCGCTGGAGGTGGCCGAGTGGCGGCCCCTCTCCCCCGCCGACTACGCCCGCACCGGGGTGGGGGGGGCGCTGTACGGACAGGCCCCGCACGGCCTGACCGGGAGCCTGCGCCCCGGCTGGACGCTGCCCGGCGCCCGCAATCTGGTGCAGGTGGGGGGCACGGTGCACCCGGGCGGGGGGGTGCCCCTCTCGATCCTCAGCGGCTGGAACGGGGCCGGGCAGTTGCTGGGCCTGAGCTACGACGACCTGGGGGGACGGGACGTGCCGGGGGACGGCGAGACGTGGCCCGGCTGA
- a CDS encoding glycosyltransferase, with product MRGRPDLARAYRLTAAGFFGYKALTLLVNALTYPRLRPRPLPPERPRVSLLVPARNEAHNLPHTLPGLLAQGAEEVLVLDDGSTDGTAEVARALGARVLTGAPLPPGWHGKPWACQQLGEAATGEVLIFTDADVQWHSGALGAALHEFARSGADFLSVYPRQRNVTFGERLLTPLVDAVLLTFLPHPLLRFPHHTAAAANGQLIVLRRETYRRVGGHALVRSELLEDVAFASRVKARGGRLGLALGRGVLEVRMYRSYPDSVAGFGKNMGSFHGRSRALLAASLGWHLAAYTLPWLLPGHVRGVWPLRLAGLAERAAVNLLTGRRRPADLAEGLLAPGTPLLALPVYRRAMRRKVAWKGREYEQ from the coding sequence GTGAGGGGGAGGCCCGACCTCGCCCGCGCCTACCGGCTCACGGCGGCGGGCTTTTTCGGATATAAGGCGCTGACCCTCCTCGTCAACGCGCTGACCTATCCCCGGCTGCGGCCCCGGCCCCTCCCCCCGGAGCGGCCCCGCGTCTCGCTGCTGGTGCCCGCGCGGAACGAGGCCCACAACCTCCCCCACACGCTGCCGGGCCTGCTCGCGCAGGGGGCGGAGGAGGTACTGGTGCTGGATGACGGCAGCACGGACGGCACCGCCGAGGTGGCGCGGGCGCTGGGAGCGCGGGTGCTCACGGGCGCTCCTCTCCCCCCCGGCTGGCACGGCAAGCCCTGGGCCTGTCAGCAACTGGGGGAGGCGGCGACGGGCGAGGTCCTGATCTTCACCGACGCGGACGTGCAGTGGCACTCCGGCGCCCTGGGCGCGGCACTGCACGAGTTCGCCCGCTCGGGGGCCGATTTCCTGAGCGTCTATCCCCGGCAGCGCAACGTGACGTTCGGCGAGCGGCTGCTCACGCCGCTGGTGGACGCGGTGCTGCTGACCTTCCTGCCGCATCCGCTGCTGCGCTTTCCGCACCACACCGCCGCCGCCGCCAACGGCCAGCTCATCGTGCTGCGGCGGGAGACGTACCGCCGGGTGGGGGGGCACGCGCTGGTGCGCTCGGAACTGCTCGAAGACGTGGCCTTTGCCAGCCGGGTCAAGGCGCGGGGCGGGCGGCTGGGGCTGGCGCTGGGGCGCGGGGTGCTGGAGGTGCGGATGTACCGCAGCTACCCGGACTCGGTGGCGGGCTTCGGCAAGAACATGGGGTCCTTTCACGGGCGCTCGCGGGCGCTGCTGGCCGCCTCGCTGGGATGGCACCTCGCGGCGTACACGCTACCCTGGCTGCTGCCCGGACACGTGCGGGGGGTGTGGCCGCTGCGCCTCGCGGGGCTGGCCGAGCGCGCGGCGGTCAACCTCCTGACCGGGCGGCGCCGCCCCGCCGACCTCGCGGAGGGCCTGCTCGCTCCCGGCACCCCCCTGCTGGCGCTGCCCGTGTATCGTCGGGCCATGCGGCGCAAGGTGGCCTGGAAGGGCCGGGAGTACGAGCAATGA
- a CDS encoding 1-acyl-sn-glycerol-3-phosphate acyltransferase: protein MTPDPVGAMLRASIRRSVRTGLGGVWLRGPLPAGGAVLAPNHHSWWDGYVMGELTWELDGDFRVLMTSRQLVHYPFLRRVGALGADELRAAVRAARAGAWVVVFPEGALQPAGPPRELRPGAGWIARQAGVPLVPVALRVGLRGRPRPEAHLRFGTPTTAGGLAGALARELAALDADLAAGDPERPLAGYLHVSGAPLPDPARPGLASRLLARLTEGR, encoded by the coding sequence ATGACTCCCGATCCGGTCGGGGCGATGCTGCGGGCCTCTATCCGCCGCAGTGTCCGCACCGGGCTGGGGGGCGTGTGGCTGCGCGGGCCGCTCCCGGCGGGGGGCGCGGTCCTCGCTCCCAACCACCATTCCTGGTGGGACGGCTACGTGATGGGCGAGCTGACCTGGGAACTGGACGGCGACTTCCGGGTGCTGATGACTTCCCGGCAACTCGTCCATTACCCCTTTCTGCGGCGGGTGGGGGCGCTGGGCGCCGACGAGCTGCGGGCGGCGGTGCGGGCGGCGCGGGCGGGGGCGTGGGTGGTGGTCTTTCCGGAGGGGGCCTTGCAGCCCGCCGGTCCCCCCCGCGAGCTGCGGCCCGGCGCGGGCTGGATCGCGCGGCAGGCGGGGGTGCCGCTCGTGCCCGTCGCCCTGCGGGTGGGCCTGCGCGGACGCCCCCGGCCGGAAGCCCACCTGCGTTTCGGGACACCTACGACCGCCGGAGGGCTGGCCGGGGCCCTCGCCCGCGAACTCGCGGCGCTGGACGCCGACCTCGCGGCGGGCGACCCGGAGCGGCCGCTGGCGGGATATCTGCACGTCTCCGGGGCGCCGCTGCCCGATCCGGCGCGGCCGGGCCTCGCCAGCCGCCTGCTCGCCCGGCTGACGGAGGGGCGGTGA
- a CDS encoding carotenoid biosynthesis protein produces the protein MTLRLSPTVRRFGLAFTALGVAFLGALLVLRGMAVGWGMIAVAFPASLGLALAGDALGVDFAGTLRTRWAALSAQMRPWMWWLVAYVALKIPVPLWPEGFPVLGLLSTAALCVAGWLYAAERVGARRAWAMAALSFGVGWGVELLGSRTGFPFGIYSYGTAPPPTLLTVPLIVPLGWFALTLAATRLAGGRAWLAGVLMVAWDVGLEPLMTAQRYWLWSDPAPLWAGAPLQNFVGWWVVGTGLAWAFTRIAPSLFGRTGRGWGWPMQVRAAGRVSVGFRAEAVRVEPAPRPDLSRLSFAAAYPTELFFLPGGLVLVGRYVEAGGTLVAMLAALALARAVRGRGTGGRA, from the coding sequence TTGACCCTGCGCCTCTCCCCTACCGTTCGGCGCTTCGGCCTCGCCTTCACCGCCCTCGGCGTGGCGTTCCTGGGGGCGCTGCTCGTGCTGCGGGGCATGGCGGTGGGGTGGGGAATGATTGCCGTGGCCTTTCCCGCCTCGCTGGGGCTGGCGCTGGCGGGAGACGCGCTGGGAGTCGACTTCGCGGGCACGCTGCGGACGCGCTGGGCGGCCCTCTCGGCACAGATGCGGCCCTGGATGTGGTGGCTGGTCGCCTACGTGGCGCTCAAGATTCCGGTCCCCCTCTGGCCGGAGGGGTTCCCGGTGCTGGGGCTGCTCAGCACGGCGGCCCTGTGCGTGGCGGGGTGGCTCTACGCCGCCGAGCGGGTGGGGGCGCGGCGGGCGTGGGCGATGGCCGCGCTGTCGTTCGGGGTCGGCTGGGGGGTGGAATTGCTGGGAAGCCGCACCGGGTTTCCCTTCGGGATTTACTCCTACGGGACTGCGCCGCCGCCCACCCTCCTCACGGTGCCGCTGATCGTGCCGCTGGGCTGGTTCGCGCTGACGCTGGCGGCCACGCGGCTGGCGGGGGGGCGGGCGTGGCTGGCCGGAGTGCTGATGGTCGCGTGGGACGTGGGCTTGGAGCCGCTGATGACCGCCCAGCGGTACTGGCTCTGGAGCGACCCCGCGCCGCTGTGGGCCGGGGCGCCCCTGCAGAACTTCGTGGGCTGGTGGGTGGTGGGGACCGGGCTGGCCTGGGCCTTCACCCGCATTGCGCCGAGCTTGTTCGGGCGGACCGGTCGCGGGTGGGGGTGGCCGATGCAGGTGCGGGCCGCAGGCCGCGTGTCGGTGGGCTTCCGGGCCGAGGCGGTCCGCGTGGAACCCGCGCCCCGCCCCGACCTCTCGCGCCTCTCCTTCGCCGCCGCCTACCCCACCGAACTCTTCTTTCTGCCGGGGGGCCTCGTCCTCGTCGGGCGGTACGTGGAGGCCGGGGGCACGCTGGTGGCGATGCTGGCAGCGCTCGCCCTGGCGCGGGCGGTGCGGGGGCGGGGCACCGGGGGGCGGGCATGA
- a CDS encoding NUDIX domain-containing protein, with the protein MKKRPRLGAGVAVLRGDEVLLVRRGDNGRWDVPGGGAQAGETPEQAARRELREETGLTVGSLRPLGTFPHRHTYPDGNVVNWETHVYAADFAGGEARAGDDASELRWWPLGGLPGKVSETTRAYFLALRTGAG; encoded by the coding sequence GTGAAGAAGCGGCCCCGCCTTGGCGCGGGGGTGGCGGTCCTGCGGGGTGACGAGGTCCTGCTGGTCCGGCGCGGGGATAACGGGCGCTGGGACGTGCCGGGCGGTGGGGCTCAGGCGGGTGAGACGCCCGAACAGGCAGCCCGGCGCGAACTGCGCGAGGAAACGGGCCTGACGGTGGGCAGCCTGCGCCCACTGGGGACTTTCCCGCACCGCCACACGTACCCCGATGGGAACGTCGTGAATTGGGAAACGCACGTCTACGCCGCCGACTTCGCAGGCGGGGAGGCGCGGGCCGGGGACGACGCCTCGGAACTGCGCTGGTGGCCTCTGGGCGGGTTGCCGGGCAAAGTCTCGGAGACGACCCGCGCCTACTTCCTGGCCCTGCGGACGGGGGCGGGTTGA
- a CDS encoding NAD(P)/FAD-dependent oxidoreductase yields MPDYDVLVMGAGHNALVTAAYAARAGLKVGVFERRHIVGGAVSTEELVPGYRFDYGGSAHILIRMTPVVRELELTRHGLHYLEVDPMFHASDSETPWFVYRDPERTARELEALFPGQGEAYRKFLDDWTPFARSVADLFNSAPGPLELGKMVMGSGRAGKGGGREMQTQLSRILRPYGDVAREYFSEERVRAPLTWMAAQSGPPPTDPLSAPFLLWHPLYHEGGVARPKGGSGGLTRALRRATEDYGGEVHVNAPVKRILVRGGKAQGVELENGERYTARAVVSGAHVLTTAGALPEEHVPEAARRVRVGNGFGMILRLALSEKVRYRQHTEPESRVGLGLLIKDERQLAKAYGEYLAGEPTTDPPLIAMSFSAVDDSLAPPGGEVLWLWAQYYPYELASGSWQTRTAEARENILRAFEHYAPGTRDTIVGELVQTPQWLETNLGLHRGNVMHLEMSFDQMFAFRPWMAASQYRWPGLKGLYLTGASTHPGGGIMGASGRNAARVLLRDLTRRGWK; encoded by the coding sequence ATGCCGGACTACGACGTACTCGTGATGGGGGCGGGCCACAACGCCCTGGTGACGGCGGCCTACGCGGCGCGGGCGGGCCTGAAGGTGGGCGTCTTCGAGCGCCGCCATATCGTCGGGGGGGCCGTCAGCACCGAGGAGCTGGTGCCCGGCTACCGCTTCGACTACGGGGGCAGCGCCCACATCCTGATCCGGATGACGCCCGTCGTGCGCGAGCTGGAGCTGACCCGCCACGGCCTGCATTACCTCGAAGTGGACCCCATGTTCCACGCCTCCGACAGCGAGACGCCGTGGTTCGTCTACCGCGACCCGGAGCGCACCGCGCGGGAGCTGGAAGCCCTCTTTCCCGGTCAGGGCGAGGCATATCGCAAGTTTCTGGACGACTGGACCCCGTTTGCCCGTTCGGTGGCTGACCTCTTCAACTCGGCGCCGGGACCGCTGGAGCTGGGCAAGATGGTGATGGGCAGCGGCCGTGCTGGAAAGGGTGGGGGCCGCGAGATGCAGACCCAGCTCTCGCGCATCCTGCGGCCCTACGGGGACGTGGCGCGGGAATACTTTTCGGAGGAGCGGGTGCGGGCGCCGCTGACCTGGATGGCGGCGCAGAGCGGCCCGCCGCCCACGGACCCCCTGAGTGCCCCCTTCCTGCTGTGGCACCCCCTCTATCACGAGGGCGGGGTCGCGCGGCCCAAGGGCGGCTCCGGCGGCCTGACGCGGGCGCTGCGGCGGGCCACCGAGGACTACGGCGGCGAGGTGCATGTCAATGCCCCGGTGAAACGGATTCTGGTGCGGGGCGGAAAGGCGCAGGGCGTGGAGCTGGAGAATGGCGAACGCTACACCGCCCGCGCGGTCGTGTCCGGTGCCCACGTCCTGACGACGGCGGGGGCCTTACCTGAGGAACACGTTCCCGAGGCTGCCCGGCGGGTGCGGGTGGGCAACGGCTTCGGCATGATCCTGCGGCTGGCGCTGAGCGAGAAGGTGCGCTACCGCCAGCACACCGAGCCGGAGTCGCGGGTGGGGCTGGGGCTCCTCATCAAGGACGAGCGGCAACTGGCGAAGGCGTATGGGGAATATCTGGCGGGCGAACCGACCACCGATCCCCCGCTGATCGCCATGAGCTTTTCCGCCGTGGACGACAGCCTCGCGCCCCCCGGCGGCGAGGTGCTGTGGCTGTGGGCGCAGTACTATCCCTATGAACTGGCCTCCGGCAGTTGGCAGACGCGCACGGCCGAGGCGCGGGAGAACATCCTGCGGGCGTTCGAGCATTACGCGCCGGGCACGCGGGACACCATCGTGGGTGAACTCGTGCAGACGCCGCAGTGGTTGGAAACGAACCTCGGGCTGCACCGGGGCAACGTGATGCACCTGGAGATGAGCTTTGACCAGATGTTCGCCTTCCGGCCCTGGATGGCCGCGAGCCAGTACCGCTGGCCGGGGCTCAAGGGCCTGTACCTGACGGGCGCGAGCACCCACCCCGGCGGCGGCATCATGGGGGCGTCGGGGCGGAATGCGGCGCGGGTGCTGCTGCGCGACCTGACGCGGCGGGGGTGGAAGTGA
- a CDS encoding GNAT family N-acetyltransferase, with protein sequence MSLSVTPASGEALRAALPDLARLRTEVFRDFPYLYDGTPEYEERYLQTYLEAPGALALLVRDGTEVVGASTALPLVAETGEIQRPFLGSEFDPGEVLYLGESVLRSGYRGRGLGHRFFDEREAHARRLGLPVTAFCAVQRPADHPARPADYRPLNTFWQARGYVERPDLETTLSWPDVGETRDTPKPMRFWVKRLD encoded by the coding sequence TTGAGCCTCAGCGTCACCCCGGCGAGCGGCGAGGCACTGCGGGCGGCCCTGCCCGACCTCGCCCGGCTGCGGACCGAGGTGTTCCGCGACTTCCCGTACCTGTACGACGGCACCCCCGAGTACGAGGAGCGGTACCTCCAGACCTATCTGGAGGCGCCCGGAGCCCTCGCCCTGCTGGTGCGCGACGGGACCGAGGTGGTGGGGGCCAGCACCGCCCTCCCCCTCGTCGCGGAGACCGGGGAGATTCAGCGTCCCTTCCTGGGGTCCGAGTTCGACCCTGGCGAGGTGCTGTATCTCGGGGAGAGCGTGCTGCGTTCCGGGTACCGGGGGCGCGGGCTGGGGCACCGCTTCTTCGACGAGCGGGAGGCCCACGCCCGGCGGCTGGGGCTGCCCGTCACCGCCTTTTGCGCGGTGCAGCGCCCGGCGGACCACCCGGCCCGGCCCGCCGATTACCGCCCGCTGAACACCTTCTGGCAAGCGCGGGGGTACGTGGAGCGCCCCGACCTCGAAACCACGCTGAGTTGGCCCGACGTGGGCGAGACGCGGGACACGCCCAAGCCCATGCGCTTCTGGGTCAAGCGGCTGGACTGA
- a CDS encoding ketosteroid isomerase-related protein, whose amino-acid sequence MTSGDPTQTAQAQTLDLVTRYYAAFNASDAEGMLALLTDDVQHDVNEGETQRGLDAFRTFLARMDAHYRERAEGIVVMATPDGRRAAAEFVIHGEYLKTDPGLPEAAGQTYVLPVGAFFEVRGEERGGKIARVTNYYNLADWTRQVNTGTEQA is encoded by the coding sequence ATGACCAGCGGCGACCCGACCCAGACTGCGCAGGCGCAGACCCTCGACCTCGTGACCCGGTACTACGCGGCCTTCAACGCGAGCGACGCCGAGGGCATGCTGGCCCTGCTCACCGACGACGTGCAGCACGATGTCAACGAGGGCGAGACCCAGCGCGGGCTGGACGCTTTCCGCACCTTTCTGGCGAGGATGGACGCCCACTACCGCGAGCGGGCCGAGGGGATCGTGGTGATGGCGACTCCGGACGGAAGGCGTGCGGCGGCCGAATTCGTGATTCACGGCGAGTACCTGAAGACCGACCCCGGCCTGCCCGAAGCGGCGGGGCAGACCTACGTGCTGCCCGTGGGCGCCTTTTTCGAGGTGCGCGGCGAGGAGCGCGGCGGCAAGATCGCCCGCGTGACGAACTATTACAATCTCGCGGACTGGACCCGGCAGGTGAACACGGGGACGGAGCAGGCTTGA